A window of Ananas comosus cultivar F153 unplaced genomic scaffold, ASM154086v1, whole genome shotgun sequence genomic DNA:
TTGGGAAATAACTCTCTTGGGGGGACCATCGATCTTAACTTTACCGCCTTGCCCAAGTTAAACACACTCAACCTCGGGGCGAATTTGTTTTCCGGTCCTATCCCTTCTGATCTTCCAAATTGCACGCAAATGATGACCTTAATTCTTGATAGGAACAATCTTGTTGGTGAAATACCCTCCAGCTTCAAGAACTTCACCTCCCTGTCCGGTCTCTTTCTCGCAAGTAACAACTTCTCCAACTTATCCTCGGCACTACAAATCCTGCAACACTTGCCCAATCTTACAAACCTTGTACTCACAAAGAGTTTTCTAGGTGGTGAGTCAATGCCGTCAGAAGGAATTCAAGGATTCGCCAACATGGAGGTCCTTATCCTTGCGATTTGTTCTCTTTCGGGTTCTATCCCGTCATGGTTGGCGAATCTGACCAAATTGAAGCTCTTGGACATTTCCTGGAACTATTTAACGGGCACAATCCCTGTATGGTTGGGAAATCTCGACAATCTCTTTTACCTGGACATCTCAAATAATTCGCTCACCGGAGAAATTCCTACAAGCTTAGCGCTTATGAAGAGTCTCATGTACAGTAACTCATCGCAAGAAAGCGTGGCGTCACAATATTATCCCTTCCTCATAGGTAGAAATTTCAGTGGAAAGATGCTACTATACAATCGATTTAGCAGCTTTCCACCATCGATAATTTTGAGCAATAATAAGCTTGTTGGGTCGATCTTGGCCGGGTTTAATGGCCTTGCGAACCTCCATGTGTTGGATTTGAGTTTCAACGATATCTCAGGGACTATACCCAATTTGGCGGGCATGTCAAACTTAGAAAGCTTGGATTTGTCGCACAATCATCTCACCGGTATCATACCACTCTCTTTAACTAGGTTGAATTTTCTTTCCAGCTTCAGTGTAGCATATAACAACTTAACCGGGCAGATTCCAACGGGAGGCCAATTTGATACGTTTAATGATCCATCAATTTACATGGGTAATTATTATCTTTGTGGACCTCCGACTAAAAACATCTGTTCCAAAGAAAAAACAAACTCTTCTGCTAAAGCAGAAGGAAACTATGAAACTGAAACAACTTGGTCATATTTTGGAATGGGACTCGGATTCGCCGTTGGATTATGGGGTGTGTGCGGACTCCTAATATTCAAAAAGTCTTGGAGTGATGCTTATTTTCAGATGATTAATAAGTTATTCGATAAAATATATGTGATAATAGCAGTAAATATGCGAAGGTTGAATAGACGAGTATGTGGATGATGAAGACCATATTCTTCAAGTTATTAGTTTTCGAGTTTGTAAATTATTCCTGTTGTATGGTGTTTCTTATTTTTATGTTGCATGGGATTTCTCATTGTAAATTCACAACTTATATCCTACGTGTAATGTTTCGTTTAGTACTAATGTCTACTACTACATGCGCAGTTATCACTTGAGGAAGTGGGCATGTATGGCATAACCATTGTaccttttctcttttgtttttgataaaaaagtttagaaattaTCTAAACTAGTATAgaacccgcgcttcgctgcggtTGACGATTGAAGGGCGGTGAacgattaattttatatcataattaagtaaaattataataaaacggttaagtagaaaaataaaacaaaaaaatttatagttaaaaaaaagtaaacaaaaaaagatttatctaaatatcgtgtttttttttttgccaatataagaagaaaaatatatgtcccaaAAGAAATTGTAAAGCATATAATCATttctatttaataaaaagagaTTCACCTAGATATTGTAAAAATTCATATTCCTCATGTTTTTGAATATAAATGCTATTCATATTCATCATGTTTTTGAATCTTATCCCCTTTATCTATTGCCACCCTGTAAATATAAATGCTATTTCTTTCCCTTTacctgtaaaataaattcgaattcgaatcaGATTCGCGTCAGGTTTGGATTCGGAGTCGGGTCGGgaacagtcaaaattcatattcatcatgtttttatttttgatatctatattcGAAATCATATTAATTTAGCATCGAATAAATTCGTttcattcaaaattctaatttagatttaaataaaattttaactatccGTACCAATTGCCATCCCTATTGAAAGATGGGCATCAACTCAGCAGTGGTTGACGGATAAAAACAGAGAAAGATCCGAGCAGTGCAAGAACGAAAAAAGAAATGGCGCGGGGTGCAGGCGGCCGCGTGCACGGCACGGCCGCCGGCTCTGGGACGGGCTCCGGCGCTGGCGCCGCGGAGCGCAGGCGACGGCGCGGgaacatgaaaaaaaagaagaagaagcaatattaaaaaaaaacgatacaaataattaaataaaaatccCTATTAGCACTTTAGCTGTGCCATAGAGAAGCTAGGAGGAGGAGTTATGAGTGTAGAAGAAGGTacccttaactttaattttttatttgacacttttttttaacttcactGTTTAATTgagtttttataattaagtgaGTTGGAAGATTTTCTTAAATTGTAAAGCTTAATTAGCTATCAATAGTTGGTTCATCCTCTCCgaaccctcctcctccgccgcgcgccGACGGACTTCGCGGACAGCGCCATCGGCCCTCCTCAGGAGTCGGCGCCGGCATCGATCAGCTCGC
This region includes:
- the LOC109703902 gene encoding phytosulfokine receptor 1-like, giving the protein MGNRGLPCFFLLLLLLLFAPLSCSQSCDSIDLNALQGFAEGLQSSDLGWSFNGRSSSSNCCTWVGVSCDLGSALVKRVIGLDLSNKSLKGSVSSSLGGLDQLKQLNLSNNSLNGSVAVELFNLPHLELLDLSMNMLSGLMPAESNLPSIRVLNLSVNLFTGKHLILAGSSNLSAYDVSANSFSGSVDTGICNSSDSVQLLRFSANMFSGNFPAGFGNCRSLSELSLDTNGLTGTLPDDLFTLSSVTQLNLQENALSGTVSNKMRNLSNLVHIDISNNNFSGAIPDVFDSLNELEFFSASSNELIGGIPPSLSNCSRLTTISLGNNSLGGTIDLNFTALPKLNTLNLGANLFSGPIPSDLPNCTQMMTLILDRNNLVGEIPSSFKNFTSLSGLFLASGESMPSEGIQGFANMEVLILAICSLSGSIPSWLANLTKLKLLDISWNYLTGTIPVWLGNLDNLFYLDISNNSLTGEIPTSLALMKSLMYSNSSQESVASQYYPFLIGRNFSGKMLLYNRFSSFPPSIILSNNKLVGSILAGFNGLANLHVLDLSFNDISGTIPNLAGMSNLESLDLSHNHLTGIIPLSLTRLNFLSSFSVAYNNLTGQIPTGGQFDTFNDPSIYMGNYYLCGPPTKNICSKEKTNSSAKAEGNYETETTWSYFGMGLGFAVGLWGVCGLLIFKKSWSDAYFQMINKLFDKIYVIIAVNMRRLNRRVCG